A part of Plasmodium coatneyi strain Hackeri chromosome 8, complete sequence genomic DNA contains:
- a CDS encoding DNA/RNA-binding protein: MGSTEEVTQERAENSIQVSMTKKPTFYARIGKRMFTGNEEKSPFDEVIITGLGSATKIAIGAASIMEKEDIGQIIKIETAYFSSDRINRRIPKITIVLKKHPDFVAS; encoded by the exons atgggaagcacAGAGGAAGTGACACAGGAACGAGCCGAGAATTCAATTCAG GTGTCCATGACCAAAAAGCCAACGTTCTATGCTCGTATCGGAAAAAGAATGTTTACcggaaatgaggaaaagaGCCCATTCGACGAAGTCATAATAACCGGCTTGGGAAGTGCCACCAAAATTGCAATTGGTGCAGCGTCCataatggaaaaggaagatataG GGCAAATCATCAAAATTGAAACGGCCTACTTTAGCTCGGATCGAATCAACAGGAGGATACCCAAAATAACGATCGTTCTGAAGAAGCACCCAGACTTTGTCGCAAGTTAA